One genomic region from Nocardia vinacea encodes:
- a CDS encoding cytochrome P450, translating into MTSLPAFPAADESPLDTCIRLQQTAPVVEVEFPGGVPAYLALTHNAVAEILAGDNKTFARDPKHWPALYDGSIPEDWPLRAIAQGDHLSTKDGEDHRRLRGLVGKGFTPRLVQAMEPRIQELIDGLLDEVIAAGDGVDLVPTFTDALPMAVIAELFGVPDADRPRLRKWTSTLLAHTTPPELAFATQNELGAFLHELVQRKQQEPGDDLTSDLVRARDAGDRLTTDELVGVLWLMLIAGHETTVHLLGHAVIALHRNPDQLAVAKAEGRWADVVEETLRYRHSVMMTSYRFTLTDVTIAGVAIPKGSAVGVVYQATGIDPEEYGETANQFDLAREQTGHLGFGHGPRYCIGAPLARLESRLALASLYRRLPDLRLTIDPDDIPYSPSFFTVGPLSLPIELGTVS; encoded by the coding sequence ATGACAAGTCTTCCCGCATTCCCCGCCGCCGACGAAAGCCCGCTCGACACCTGCATCCGGCTACAGCAGACCGCGCCCGTGGTCGAAGTGGAATTCCCGGGCGGCGTGCCCGCCTATTTGGCCTTGACGCACAACGCCGTTGCGGAGATCCTCGCCGGCGACAACAAGACCTTTGCCAGGGACCCGAAGCACTGGCCCGCGCTATACGACGGATCGATCCCGGAAGACTGGCCGCTACGGGCCATCGCCCAAGGCGACCACCTGTCGACGAAGGATGGTGAGGATCACCGGCGGTTGCGTGGTCTGGTCGGGAAGGGATTTACACCTCGACTGGTGCAGGCGATGGAACCGCGCATCCAAGAGCTCATCGACGGCCTGTTGGACGAGGTGATCGCCGCAGGTGACGGAGTGGATCTGGTACCAACCTTCACCGACGCACTGCCGATGGCGGTCATCGCCGAATTGTTCGGCGTGCCCGACGCGGACCGGCCACGGCTGCGGAAATGGACCTCCACTCTGTTGGCGCACACCACCCCGCCGGAGCTGGCGTTCGCGACCCAGAACGAACTCGGGGCTTTCCTGCACGAATTGGTGCAGCGCAAGCAGCAGGAACCCGGCGACGATCTGACCTCGGATCTGGTGCGGGCCCGCGATGCGGGCGATCGGCTCACCACCGACGAATTGGTCGGCGTGCTCTGGCTGATGCTGATCGCCGGTCACGAGACCACGGTGCATCTGCTCGGTCACGCCGTCATCGCACTGCATCGGAATCCGGACCAGCTCGCAGTGGCCAAAGCCGAAGGCCGGTGGGCCGATGTGGTCGAGGAAACGTTGCGGTACCGCCATTCGGTGATGATGACCAGCTACCGGTTCACGCTGACCGATGTGACGATCGCCGGTGTGGCCATTCCCAAGGGGAGTGCGGTCGGTGTGGTCTACCAGGCGACCGGCATCGATCCGGAGGAGTACGGCGAGACCGCGAACCAGTTCGATCTCGCCCGCGAACAGACCGGACACCTCGGCTTCGGACACGGGCCGCGCTACTGCATCGGCGCACCGCTCGCCCGATTAGAGAGCCGACTTGCCCTCGCCTCGCTCTACCGGCGGCTGCCTGACCTGCGACTCACCATCGATCCGGACGACATTCCCTACTCGCCGTCGTTCTTCACTGTCGGCCCGTTGTCCCTGCCGATCGAACTGGGGACGGTGTCCTGA
- a CDS encoding phosphotransferase family protein: protein MADDPDPTARRQLTVSARDLDTLAEDLSRWLDGKVHADQPPKISALSRPQGAGMSSPTVLFDAEWSVDGRADGGSFVARMTPEADSFPVFENYDLELQYQIMAGVAAASAVPVPELCWLETDEKPLGTKFFVMRRVEGRVPSDNPPYVFIGWLFDASPEERAELAAKTVEVIAKVHEIPDPATRFPMLDGPGQALRRHVEWHRNWYRWALADDGYPIPLIERTFDWLDAHWPADPGPDVLSWGDSRPGNILYDGFTPVGVLDWEMAGLGPRELDIAWVIFIHRFFQDLATRFDQPGLPDFLRRADVVAKYEETTGYTVRDLDFYIVYAALRHAIVMARVKRRMIHFGEDTDTPDRDDYVMHRASLEALLDGTYEWD, encoded by the coding sequence ATGGCCGACGATCCCGATCCCACCGCGCGACGGCAGCTGACCGTCAGCGCGCGGGACCTCGACACCCTCGCCGAGGACCTGTCCCGGTGGCTGGACGGCAAGGTCCACGCTGATCAGCCGCCCAAGATTTCGGCGCTGTCGCGGCCACAGGGTGCGGGGATGTCGAGTCCGACGGTGCTGTTCGACGCCGAATGGAGTGTGGACGGGCGCGCGGACGGCGGTTCGTTCGTGGCCAGGATGACACCGGAGGCCGACTCGTTCCCGGTCTTCGAAAACTACGACCTGGAGCTGCAATACCAGATCATGGCCGGGGTCGCGGCCGCCTCGGCGGTGCCGGTCCCCGAGCTGTGCTGGCTGGAGACCGACGAGAAGCCGCTCGGCACCAAGTTTTTCGTGATGCGGCGGGTCGAGGGCCGGGTGCCATCGGACAATCCGCCGTATGTGTTCATCGGCTGGCTCTTCGACGCCAGTCCCGAGGAGCGTGCGGAATTGGCAGCGAAGACCGTCGAGGTCATTGCGAAGGTGCACGAAATCCCCGATCCGGCAACGCGATTCCCGATGCTGGACGGTCCTGGTCAAGCGCTGCGCCGACATGTCGAATGGCACCGCAACTGGTACCGCTGGGCATTGGCCGATGACGGCTACCCGATTCCGCTGATCGAGCGAACCTTCGACTGGCTCGACGCGCACTGGCCCGCCGATCCCGGTCCGGACGTACTGAGTTGGGGTGATTCGCGACCGGGCAACATTCTGTACGACGGCTTCACCCCGGTCGGTGTACTCGATTGGGAGATGGCCGGACTCGGCCCGCGCGAACTGGATATTGCCTGGGTCATCTTCATTCACCGCTTCTTCCAGGACCTTGCCACCCGCTTCGATCAGCCCGGACTGCCGGACTTCCTGCGGCGCGCGGATGTCGTCGCGAAATACGAGGAGACCACCGGATATACGGTTCGGGATCTCGACTTCTACATCGTGTACGCCGCGCTGCGGCACGCGATCGTGATGGCCAGGGTGAAGCGCCGGATGATCCATTTCGGCGAGGACACCGACACCCCCGATCGCGACGACTACGTGATGCACCGAGCAAGCCTGGAGGCGTTGCTCGACGGAACCTACGAATGGGATTAG
- a CDS encoding MFS transporter: MQYPVTQRAFGLAILVLSGLQLMVVLDGTVVIFALPRLQEEMGMSSAGGAWTVTSYGLTFAGLMLLGGRLGDTFGRKPMLMLGVAMFTVASLLCGLAQGPGMLIAARALQGAGAAIAAPTAFALVATTFAPGKARNQAIAIVGSMVGIGSVGGLVVGGALTQLSWRWIFLINVPIGVLIILGALSQLADTEHHRSSLDIRGAVLGTAACASVVFGATEGPELGWGSPAVIGALVAGAVLLIVFVVVERTIDDPLLPWSLFDSRDRVTTFMLIFLAGGVLGAMTFFVAQFLQNVLGYGPLVAGIASIPFTIGIGIGGAVASKAALLVAPRWLVCGAAFVLAAGLLVGSQLDGGVNYLTTLLPLLIVIGFGVGVAMVLAPLCVLVGVPASDIGPLSAVGQMFMNLATPVFIGLLTPIAASRTMSMGGRTGKAADMNEAEIFALGSGYTLVLAVCSLVAVLAGFIALTLRYSPRQLAEAQHAQEESQRTGSMPVVPRTGPLPVIRRSDYSG, encoded by the coding sequence ATGCAGTATCCGGTGACGCAGCGGGCCTTCGGGCTCGCCATACTCGTGCTGAGCGGGCTGCAGCTGATGGTTGTGCTCGACGGCACCGTGGTCATTTTCGCGCTGCCCCGACTGCAGGAAGAGATGGGCATGTCCAGCGCGGGCGGCGCGTGGACGGTGACCTCCTACGGCCTGACCTTCGCGGGTCTGATGCTGCTCGGCGGGCGGCTCGGGGACACGTTCGGTCGTAAGCCAATGCTGATGCTGGGCGTCGCGATGTTCACAGTCGCCTCGCTGCTGTGCGGGTTGGCGCAGGGCCCGGGCATGCTGATCGCGGCTCGCGCTTTGCAGGGCGCGGGCGCGGCGATTGCGGCGCCGACGGCATTCGCGCTGGTGGCGACCACTTTCGCGCCCGGAAAGGCGCGTAATCAGGCCATTGCGATCGTCGGCTCGATGGTCGGTATCGGCTCGGTCGGCGGTCTGGTGGTCGGCGGTGCGCTGACCCAGCTGTCCTGGCGATGGATCTTCCTGATCAATGTGCCCATCGGCGTATTGATCATTCTCGGTGCGCTGTCCCAGCTCGCGGACACCGAACACCACCGATCGTCACTCGATATCCGTGGTGCGGTGCTCGGCACCGCGGCCTGCGCGTCGGTTGTGTTCGGCGCGACCGAGGGGCCCGAGTTGGGCTGGGGCAGTCCGGCCGTGATCGGTGCGCTGGTGGCGGGTGCGGTGCTGCTGATCGTCTTCGTGGTTGTCGAGCGCACCATCGATGATCCGCTGCTGCCGTGGTCGCTGTTCGACAGTCGCGATCGGGTCACCACTTTCATGCTGATCTTCCTGGCCGGCGGTGTGCTCGGCGCGATGACCTTCTTCGTCGCGCAGTTCCTGCAGAACGTGCTCGGCTACGGACCGCTGGTCGCGGGTATCGCTTCGATCCCGTTCACCATCGGCATCGGCATCGGCGGTGCGGTGGCCTCCAAGGCGGCGTTGTTGGTCGCACCGCGCTGGTTGGTGTGCGGCGCGGCATTCGTGCTGGCCGCCGGACTGCTGGTCGGATCACAGCTCGACGGCGGCGTGAATTACCTGACCACCCTGCTGCCGCTGTTGATCGTGATCGGCTTCGGTGTCGGCGTGGCAATGGTGCTCGCGCCGTTGTGCGTGCTCGTCGGGGTGCCGGCGTCCGATATCGGTCCGCTGTCCGCGGTGGGGCAGATGTTCATGAACCTGGCAACGCCGGTATTCATCGGTCTGCTCACTCCCATCGCGGCATCGCGCACCATGTCGATGGGCGGGCGCACCGGTAAGGCGGCGGATATGAACGAGGCCGAGATCTTCGCGCTCGGCAGCGGATACACGCTGGTGCTCGCGGTCTGCTCGCTAGTCGCGGTGCTGGCGGGCTTCATCGCGCTGACATTGCGCTATTCGCCGAGACAACTGGCCGAGGCACAGCACGCGCAGGAGGAATCGCAGCGGACCGGCTCCATGCCGGTGGTGCCGCGGACCGGGCCGCTACCTGTCATCCGTCGCTCTGACTACAGTGGCTGA
- a CDS encoding MFS transporter → MPDNPATTPYPVTRRAFGLAILVLSGLQLMVVLDGTVVILALPRLQDELGLSSSGSAWMVTAYGLPFAGLMLLGGRIGDSFGRKRMFIVGVALFTLASLLCGLAQNEGMLIAARAIQGTGAALAAPTALALVATTFAPGRVRNQAIAIFGSMMAVGSVGGLVIGGALTEVSWRWIFLINVPIGALILAGAVRRLRDTTHHRLPLDVRGAVLGTLACASLVFGATEAPEFGWDSPVIIASIVAGVVVLIVFVLAERWVDNPLLPWSLFDKRDRVATFGAIFLASGVLAASTYFAGLFVQNAVGYSPLVAGVAFIPFTIGAGMGTATASQLAMTVAPRWLLSGAAAILVVGLLFGSTLERDVPYWPTLLGLFIMIGFGIGVAVVIVPLCVLVGVAPKNIGPLSAVGQMFMNLGTPVAIGLLAPVAASRTLSLGGRTGKPAGMTPAELDALGSGYTLVLFVTAIGALLVGLVALTLRYTAAEVGQAQHAREEAGQS, encoded by the coding sequence GTGCCAGACAATCCCGCTACGACGCCATATCCGGTGACGCGGCGGGCCTTCGGCTTGGCGATCCTGGTGCTGAGCGGGCTGCAATTGATGGTCGTGCTCGACGGCACGGTGGTGATTCTCGCCCTGCCCCGACTACAAGACGAACTGGGTCTATCGAGCTCAGGTAGTGCCTGGATGGTCACCGCTTACGGTCTGCCGTTCGCGGGTTTGATGTTGCTCGGCGGCCGGATCGGCGACTCCTTCGGCCGCAAACGCATGTTCATCGTCGGCGTCGCACTGTTCACACTGGCCTCGCTGCTATGTGGACTTGCGCAGAACGAGGGCATGCTGATCGCGGCCCGCGCGATCCAGGGCACCGGCGCCGCGCTCGCGGCCCCGACCGCACTTGCCCTGGTAGCGACCACTTTCGCGCCCGGCCGGGTGCGCAATCAGGCGATCGCGATCTTCGGCTCCATGATGGCGGTCGGCTCGGTCGGCGGACTGGTGATCGGCGGCGCGCTCACCGAGGTGAGCTGGCGCTGGATCTTCCTGATCAATGTGCCTATCGGTGCGTTGATCCTCGCCGGCGCGGTGCGGCGGCTGCGCGACACCACCCACCACCGACTACCCCTGGACGTGCGCGGGGCCGTACTCGGCACCCTCGCCTGCGCGTCCCTGGTATTCGGCGCGACCGAAGCGCCCGAATTCGGCTGGGACAGTCCGGTCATCATCGCTTCGATTGTCGCCGGTGTGGTGGTATTGATCGTCTTCGTGCTTGCCGAACGGTGGGTGGACAACCCGCTGCTGCCCTGGTCGCTATTCGATAAGCGTGATCGGGTCGCCACCTTCGGCGCCATCTTCCTGGCCAGCGGAGTGCTGGCCGCGAGCACCTATTTCGCGGGATTGTTCGTTCAGAATGCCGTCGGTTACAGCCCGCTGGTCGCCGGGGTCGCGTTCATCCCGTTCACCATCGGTGCTGGTATGGGCACCGCCACGGCTTCGCAGCTGGCGATGACGGTCGCGCCGCGCTGGCTGTTGAGCGGTGCCGCGGCGATTCTCGTCGTCGGACTGCTGTTCGGCTCGACGCTCGAACGGGACGTGCCGTACTGGCCGACCCTGCTGGGGCTCTTCATCATGATCGGATTCGGCATCGGTGTTGCCGTGGTGATCGTCCCGCTGTGCGTATTGGTCGGTGTCGCGCCGAAGAATATCGGCCCGCTCTCCGCGGTCGGTCAGATGTTCATGAACCTCGGCACACCCGTCGCGATCGGCCTGCTCGCGCCGGTCGCCGCATCCCGCACGCTGTCGCTCGGCGGCCGAACGGGTAAGCCCGCCGGTATGACGCCCGCGGAGTTGGATGCGCTCGGAAGTGGTTACACGCTGGTGCTTTTCGTCACCGCCATCGGCGCACTGCTGGTGGGGCTGGTGGCACTGACATTGCGCTACACGGCGGCCGAGGTCGGCCAGGCGCAGCACGCGAGGGAAGAGGCCGGGCAGAGCTGA
- the cobA gene encoding uroporphyrinogen-III C-methyltransferase, producing MPNTSVPADDQPEINPADRPASDPNYLVGLDLNGRRVVVVGGGTVAQRRLGLLIASGADVHVISREVTPAVEGMATSGQLTLTLRAYADGDLDGAWYAIACTDEPETNAAVVEEATRRRIFCVRADVARLGTAVTPATARHDGLTLGVLAGGQHRRSAAVRNALLEALQSGVVTDDSTPITPGVALVGGGPGDPDLITVRGRRLLARANLVVADRLAPPELLAELGPDVEVIDAAKIPYGRAMAQEAINSALIEGAKAGKFVVRLKGGDPYVFGRGYEELEACVEAGIPVTVVPGITSPISVPAAAGIPVTHRGVTHEFVVVSGHVAPDHPDSLVDWPALARLRGTIVLMMAVERIEQFATALIEGGRPADTPATVIQEGTLRTQRVLRADLGTVAARVREEAIRPPAIVVIGPTAGFSAEAAAPGAESSAG from the coding sequence GTGCCGAACACGTCAGTACCTGCCGATGACCAGCCGGAAATCAACCCGGCCGACCGTCCCGCGAGTGATCCGAACTACCTGGTCGGGCTCGATCTCAATGGGCGGCGTGTCGTCGTGGTCGGCGGCGGGACGGTGGCGCAGCGCAGGCTCGGCCTATTGATCGCCTCCGGGGCGGACGTGCACGTCATCAGTCGCGAAGTCACTCCGGCCGTGGAGGGAATGGCTACGTCGGGGCAACTCACGCTGACATTGCGCGCCTACGCCGACGGCGATCTCGACGGCGCCTGGTATGCGATCGCATGCACCGACGAACCCGAGACCAATGCGGCGGTCGTCGAGGAGGCCACGCGACGACGCATCTTCTGTGTGCGCGCCGATGTCGCGCGGCTGGGCACCGCGGTAACGCCGGCGACGGCTCGGCACGACGGCCTGACGCTCGGTGTGCTCGCCGGTGGTCAGCACCGGCGGTCCGCCGCGGTGCGAAATGCGCTGCTCGAGGCGCTGCAATCAGGTGTGGTGACCGACGATTCGACGCCGATCACCCCGGGCGTCGCGCTGGTCGGCGGCGGTCCCGGCGATCCGGATCTGATCACGGTGCGCGGCCGCCGCCTGCTGGCCCGCGCGAATCTCGTTGTCGCCGACCGGCTCGCACCGCCGGAACTGCTCGCCGAACTCGGCCCGGACGTCGAGGTGATCGACGCGGCCAAGATTCCGTACGGGCGGGCGATGGCGCAGGAGGCGATCAATTCCGCGCTGATCGAGGGCGCCAAGGCGGGCAAGTTCGTGGTGCGGCTCAAGGGTGGCGACCCGTATGTGTTCGGGCGCGGCTACGAGGAGCTCGAGGCCTGCGTCGAGGCAGGCATTCCGGTGACCGTGGTCCCCGGAATTACCAGCCCCATCTCCGTCCCCGCCGCCGCGGGCATTCCGGTGACCCATCGCGGCGTCACCCATGAATTCGTGGTGGTCAGCGGCCACGTCGCACCCGACCACCCGGATTCCCTGGTCGACTGGCCCGCCCTGGCCCGCCTGCGCGGCACCATCGTGCTCATGATGGCGGTCGAGCGCATCGAACAATTCGCCACCGCTCTCATCGAGGGCGGCCGACCGGCTGACACCCCGGCCACGGTGATCCAGGAGGGCACCCTCCGCACCCAACGCGTCCTGCGCGCGGACCTCGGCACTGTTGCCGCCCGCGTCCGCGAAGAAGCCATCCGCCCGCCGGCGATCGTTGTGATCGGCCCCACAGCGGGCTTCTCCGCCGAAGCCGCCGCACCGGGCGCCGAGTCCTCCGCCGGGTAA
- a CDS encoding cobalamin biosynthesis protein, which yields MDALREVLGDKPIAYLATIDRRAEELGDAAAGLGVSVRAFTAAELARVDVPNPSARTDDALGTASVAEAAALLAADGPLVIPKRTVDGIVIAAALAPKSPLT from the coding sequence TTGGATGCTCTGCGAGAAGTGCTGGGCGACAAACCTATTGCCTACCTCGCGACCATCGATCGACGTGCGGAAGAACTCGGTGATGCCGCCGCTGGTTTGGGCGTCTCGGTCCGCGCCTTCACAGCGGCTGAGCTCGCCCGGGTCGACGTACCGAATCCCTCGGCACGTACCGATGACGCACTCGGCACCGCCAGCGTCGCCGAGGCGGCCGCGCTACTGGCCGCCGACGGTCCGCTCGTTATTCCCAAGCGGACCGTCGACGGAATAGTGATCGCGGCCGCGCTCGCACCGAAATCACCACTGACGTAA
- a CDS encoding nucleoside deaminase, which translates to MTQAEQLLEVAYREALRGRAEGGIPIGAALFAADGTLLGRGHNRRVQSGDPSMHAETDAFRNAGRRRDYGSTIMVTTLSPCWYCSGLVRQFGIGAVIIGEAQTFHGGHDWLAEHGVAVTVLEDQRCIDLMTEFIADQPLLWHEDIGVAGD; encoded by the coding sequence ATGACACAGGCAGAGCAACTGCTGGAGGTCGCATACCGGGAGGCGCTGCGCGGCCGGGCCGAAGGCGGGATTCCGATCGGCGCGGCCCTGTTCGCGGCCGATGGCACCCTGCTCGGACGCGGGCACAACCGGCGGGTGCAGTCCGGCGATCCCAGCATGCACGCCGAAACCGATGCGTTCCGTAATGCGGGCCGCCGCCGCGACTACGGCTCGACCATCATGGTGACCACCCTGTCACCGTGCTGGTACTGCAGCGGGCTGGTGCGCCAGTTCGGGATCGGCGCGGTGATCATCGGGGAAGCACAGACCTTCCACGGCGGGCATGACTGGCTGGCCGAGCACGGCGTCGCGGTGACCGTGCTCGAGGACCAGCGCTGCATCGACCTGATGACCGAATTCATCGCCGACCAACCGCTGCTCTGGCACGAGGACATCGGAGTAGCTGGGGATTGA
- a CDS encoding PPOX class F420-dependent oxidoreductase: protein MTAVLSEELKKYLDESKVFATAATIGPNGQPHLTVIWLERDGDDLLFSTTVDRQQGKNLARDPRITVMINPPDNPYVYAEIRGTATITPDPDKTLPDKLSEHYTGLPYVEFNPASVNDGPRVIVRVTPRKVAGRL from the coding sequence ATGACAGCTGTGCTCTCCGAGGAATTGAAGAAGTACCTGGACGAGTCGAAGGTCTTCGCGACCGCGGCGACGATCGGACCGAACGGACAACCCCACTTGACCGTCATCTGGCTCGAGCGCGATGGCGACGATCTGCTGTTCTCCACGACGGTGGATCGGCAGCAGGGCAAGAACCTCGCCCGTGATCCGCGGATCACGGTAATGATCAATCCGCCGGATAATCCGTACGTGTACGCGGAGATTCGCGGCACCGCCACGATCACCCCCGATCCCGACAAGACACTGCCGGACAAGCTGTCGGAGCACTACACCGGGCTGCCGTACGTCGAATTCAACCCCGCCTCCGTCAATGACGGACCCCGCGTAATCGTGCGTGTGACCCCGCGCAAGGTCGCCGGTCGCCTGTGA
- a CDS encoding DoxX family protein: MSTVGAEVLDREESVIPPEPPVRWNPLTRIAFRFSFGYFALFCLLFTQIPFAFAGLLAGSLSDSAVLWEFRALRPIIEPAGRLFFDTDVVLREDSGSGDQYFIWTFVFCVLIAAAVATLIWTALDRRRPNYRQLQAWFLLFIRMCLGGQMLLYGFAKAIPTQMPEPTLAKLLQPYGEFSPASVLWNQVGSSPTYEILLGCAEVLGGLLLFLPRTATLGAMLSLVSLAQVFVLNMTFDVPVKILAFHLMLLSMVLLAPQARRLANVLVLNRPSDPATQPDPFRGNRTRRIAIALQVALGLWMAAGFVHTGLKYWNEGGGGSPKPLLYGIWTVSEFTQDGVPVPPLSTDETRWQRVVFDVRGMTYQKMDGTLVPAVPAVDTAAHKISVSAPPEQPDAQPAQIADFTFEQPAPDRLTLNGQLNGRPVTITLQQVDLNSFPLRGRGFNWVQDYPYFR; encoded by the coding sequence GTGAGTACGGTCGGTGCAGAGGTTCTCGATCGAGAAGAAAGCGTCATACCGCCCGAGCCGCCCGTGCGGTGGAATCCGTTGACCAGGATCGCTTTTCGGTTCTCTTTCGGCTATTTCGCACTGTTCTGCCTGCTGTTCACCCAGATTCCGTTCGCCTTCGCCGGGCTGCTCGCCGGATCGCTGTCGGACAGCGCGGTGCTCTGGGAATTTCGCGCTTTGCGCCCGATCATCGAGCCGGCCGGACGACTGTTCTTCGATACCGATGTCGTGCTGCGCGAGGATTCGGGCAGCGGCGATCAATACTTCATCTGGACATTCGTCTTCTGTGTGCTGATCGCCGCCGCGGTGGCGACCCTCATCTGGACCGCGCTGGACCGGCGCAGGCCGAACTATCGGCAGCTGCAGGCCTGGTTCCTGCTCTTCATCCGGATGTGCCTGGGCGGGCAGATGCTGCTCTACGGGTTCGCCAAGGCGATTCCGACGCAGATGCCGGAGCCGACGCTGGCGAAACTGCTGCAACCCTACGGTGAGTTCAGCCCCGCCTCGGTGTTGTGGAACCAGGTCGGGAGTTCACCCACCTACGAGATCCTGCTCGGCTGTGCCGAAGTGCTGGGCGGACTGCTGCTCTTCCTGCCGAGGACGGCGACGCTCGGCGCAATGCTGAGCCTGGTGAGCTTGGCGCAGGTGTTCGTGCTCAATATGACCTTCGACGTCCCGGTCAAGATCCTGGCCTTCCACCTCATGCTGCTGAGCATGGTGCTGCTCGCACCGCAGGCACGGCGGTTGGCGAATGTGCTGGTGCTGAACCGCCCGTCCGACCCTGCCACGCAACCGGATCCGTTCCGTGGCAACCGAACTCGCCGGATCGCGATCGCGCTGCAAGTCGCACTGGGCCTGTGGATGGCAGCGGGTTTCGTGCACACCGGCCTGAAGTACTGGAACGAAGGCGGCGGTGGCAGCCCGAAGCCGCTGCTGTACGGGATCTGGACGGTATCGGAATTCACCCAGGACGGCGTGCCGGTACCGCCGCTGAGCACCGACGAGACACGTTGGCAGCGAGTCGTTTTCGATGTGCGGGGAATGACCTACCAGAAGATGGACGGCACGCTGGTGCCCGCCGTCCCCGCTGTCGATACCGCCGCCCACAAGATCTCGGTGTCCGCGCCGCCGGAGCAGCCGGACGCACAACCCGCCCAGATCGCCGACTTCACCTTCGAACAGCCCGCGCCCGACCGCCTGACGCTCAACGGACAGCTGAACGGCCGGCCGGTGACCATCACCTTGCAGCAGGTCGATCTGAACAGCTTTCCGCTGCGCGGCCGTGGATTCAACTGGGTGCAGGACTATCCGTACTTCCGCTGA
- a CDS encoding VOC family protein: MDIRGIDNVLVPVGDLDAAVSFYGGVLGLAVKFTLPEQGIAVFDVGGEVAGVMARVDPRAGEAGLSGMRLWLEVLDAVAAAAELEGFGVQVVSAPFEVGTGWSVEVSDPWGNVIGLTDYRKRPELARPTS; this comes from the coding sequence GTGGATATTCGAGGCATCGACAATGTGCTGGTTCCGGTCGGTGACCTGGATGCCGCGGTGTCGTTCTACGGTGGCGTGCTGGGGTTGGCGGTGAAGTTCACACTGCCGGAGCAGGGGATTGCGGTATTCGATGTCGGCGGTGAGGTGGCCGGTGTCATGGCTCGGGTGGATCCGCGGGCGGGTGAAGCCGGATTGTCCGGAATGCGGCTGTGGCTGGAGGTACTGGATGCGGTGGCGGCCGCGGCCGAACTCGAAGGGTTCGGCGTACAGGTGGTCAGCGCACCGTTCGAGGTCGGAACCGGTTGGAGCGTAGAGGTTTCCGATCCGTGGGGGAATGTGATCGGGCTGACCGACTACCGCAAGCGTCCCGAGTTGGCTCGGCCGACGAGCTGA